The following are from one region of the Lytechinus pictus isolate F3 Inbred chromosome 4, Lp3.0, whole genome shotgun sequence genome:
- the LOC129259441 gene encoding deleted in malignant brain tumors 1 protein-like, translating into MIFVVYLVVCFFSIPVKAQIEGVRLFDGEKLGEGRVEVFYQGAWGTVCDDNWDINDANVVCQSLGLGNALDAFSEARFGEGTGSIVLDEISCTGTEAEISDCGNAGLGVHDCSHWEDAGVRCQKSVRLVDGGDDPNGGRVEVYYNGAWGTVCEDWWDVLDAQVVCRSLGYDDGEAEDGGVFPPGSGDIIVDDALCHGTESELRDCHMNNGDIGNHNCVHTQDAGVRCSYDEN; encoded by the exons ATGATTTTCGTGGTTTACCTCGTCGTGTGCTTCTTTTCAATACCCGTCAAAGCCCAGATTGAAG GTGTTCGTCTCTTTGATGGTGAAAAACTAGGAGAAGGAAGGGTGGAGGTTTTCTACCAAGGAGCATGGGGGACTGTTTGTGATGACAATTGGGATATCAACGATGCCAATGTTGTCTGTCAATCTCTCGGTCTCGGAAATGCATTAGACGCGTTTTCGGAAGCTAGATTTGGCGAAGGCACTGGGAGCATCGTCTTGGATGAAATCTCCTGTACTGGAACCGAAGCAGAAATCTCCGACTGTGGCAATGCTGGTCTTGGAGTCCACGACTGTTCACATTGGGAAGATGCAGGAGTCAGATGTCAGAAATCCG TACGCTTGGTAGATGGAGGCGATGATCCGAACGGAGGAAGGGTTGAGGTCTATTACAATGGAGCATGGGGGACTGTCTGCGAGGATTGGTGGGATGTTCTCGATGCCCAAGTCGTTTGCCGAAGTCTTGGATATGACGACGGAGAAGCAGAAGATGGGGGCGTATTCCCACCAGGATCCGGGGATATCATCGTGGATGATGCGTTATGTCACGGAACTGAAAGCGAACTTCGTGACTGCCACATGAATAATGGAGACATTGGCAACCACAACTGCGTGCATACTCAAGATGCTGGGGTCAGATGTAGCTATGATGAAAATTAA